A genome region from Borrelia puertoricensis includes the following:
- a CDS encoding variable large family protein, which produces MKRITLCALLMTLFLFLSCGSGQQSVDAANGGGAATGGRTLSSVLMDVGRSAENAFYSFLELLSGTLGLRVTKDTTKQQVGNYFNSLGDKLGQASDELEEVAKKSKTELDKGGINKIIKDAVDTAKATLNTLKTHLDSLKDIGDAKVVGDAASDAAGTAADETELKKAYNSLKGIVETATTEGISKPKVGATTLKVDNADNKDGAKILATSAGKPAAADAGKAALILASMSGEEILASIVESTEGDAALNEAAKAETTAMSFARGGQAAHLAGADTAKAAAVAGGVALRSLVKTGKLASAAAGQGGQGEAQGVGITAANKLLVAVEDIIKKTVKNVLEKAKAKIDEARAPKEAGQK; this is translated from the coding sequence ATGAAAAGAATTACTTTATGTGCGTTATTAATGACTTTATTTTTATTTCTTAGCTGTGGCAGTGGACAACAATCTGTTGATGCTGCTAATGGTGGCGGGGCAGCTACAGGAGGGAGAACTTTAAGTTCAGTTCTAATGGATGTAGGACGAAGTGCTGAGAATGCTTTTTATTCATTTTTAGAATTACTCTCTGGTACATTAGGTTTAAGAGTAACTAAGGATACAACTAAGCAACAGGTAGGAAATTATTTTAACAGTCTAGGTGATAAGCTTGGACAAGCATCAGACGAATTAGAAGAGGTAGCAAAAAAATCAAAAACAGAGCTTGATAAAGGTGGTATAAACAAGATAATTAAGGATGCAGTTGATACTGCTAAGGCTACTTTAAACACATTAAAAACTCATTTAGACTCTTTAAAAGATATAGGTGATGCTAAAGTAGTAGGTGATGCAGCAAGTGATGCTGCAGGAACAGCTGCAGATGAAACTGAATTAAAGAAAGCATATAATTCATTGAAAGGAATAGTGGAGACAGCTACTACAGAAGGTATTTCAAAGCCAAAAGTAGGAGCAACAACATTAAAAGTAGATAATGCAGATAATAAGGATGGTGCTAAAATATTGGCTACGAGTGCTGGTAAACCAGCAGCAGCAGATGCAGGTAAAGCAGCATTGATATTAGCAAGTATGAGTGGAGAGGAAATACTAGCATCAATAGTTGAGTCAACAGAAGGTGATGCAGCACTAAATGAGGCTGCAAAGGCAGAGACAACAGCAATGAGTTTTGCAAGAGGAGGTCAAGCAGCTCACTTAGCAGGTGCTGATACTGCAAAGGCAGCAGCAGTAGCAGGAGGGGTAGCATTACGTTCTTTAGTTAAGACAGGTAAATTAGCATCTGCAGCAGCTGGACAAGGAGGACAAGGAGAAGCGCAAGGAGTAGGAATAACCGCGGCAAATAAGTTATTAGTAGCAGTAGAAGATATCATTAAAAAGACAGTAAAGAATGTTCTTGAGAAAGCAAAAGCAAAGATAGATGAGGCAAGAGCTCCAAAAGAAGCAGGTCAGAAGTAA